Within Phycodurus eques isolate BA_2022a chromosome 7, UOR_Pequ_1.1, whole genome shotgun sequence, the genomic segment ttttgttccatgttttcctgtgttccatgtttgtcgtgtgctcattaagttgttgtgtccacctgttctcgtctactttgtgtccaccaatcagctctctccagccactcatgtcttgtccaggtgttcctcgttgtctcgtctatctgtttgtatttagttccctggtttctttcacttcttgtcggtgcattgtcgttgtcacatgtctttgccatgtcatagtcatcagttgtctttatcattgcggtatgtcattgtcagatgtcattttccctatctattccacgtcttactcacaggtcataggttgtttccagttttagatattcaagtgtttctttgttactttggtttggtatctgttgtgggactttgttcagttttccctttttgaagattaaatattattattttgagactcccgcactcctgccttgcctccctgcttccttgcaattgggtccaccatgttcttgccttgcgttactcgccctcgccctaaccacgtacgtgacagtaacaaacaatcaagcaattaaaatgatttttatatGTAGCTATtcggcaggaatttgccctctgaaaataattttaccCAAGTGTTTGATGAATCTGTATGTATGAGTACTTAAATAGAtagacttttctaccatattcaaatttttttagcTGTACCTGTACTGTGGCAGCATGTCGGACTAGTGGCAAACACATGTCCACCTCACGCTTCTGCCGTTCTGAATTCCAATCTCGGGTTTCTTAGAAACATGGTTGCTCATTCACAGCGGGGTGATTTCACAATGGAGCAGCGGAACTCACAGCAAAATGAGGCATCCTCTAAATTTTCCCATGAATCAATCACCagaaaaagtatgtaaaataGATTACGAATGTATATTTTAAGAGAAATTCATATCATTCTTTCCATGCAAAGAACATTTGAAAGATGTAATGCAATGTATataattttcatttattcaatttattcaaaatcatatttttgtgaaTATCTATACATTACAAATCATGGATTGTGCAACTGGGGCAAAATATCTTAATTGACAGGTTTATTGCAATGATTTATACAGTGACATAattatatgtacattatattCACAGGTCAGCCTAGACACAAACTCAAATGAATCTCCATAGCAATGCACAACTGTAGTTCTCAGTTTTATCTGAATTGATCTATAAACACGAGCTGCCTCTTTTAACTCAAAATGAAAGGACAGTTCTTAAAATGCTTTTACGTTACAAGCTTTGACCCCATATACACTGTATGATGTGACTGTTTCATGAGTGATAGAGATTTATCTTCTAAATATCCACAGAAGTCCCCATTGGGTTAGAAAACGGTTGATGATAGAGTTCAATAGGTTTAGGGATCTTTGGGGAACAGTACAATATGCAACACCAGCATGTCCTCTTTCAACACAAGCATGTCCTTTTTTAGCACTATGACTCACTGGCCTTCAAAAGTGGGAGTTAGTAAAATCACACATGAAGCAATGACTAAAAGttgaaaaaagacacaaaaagggTAATGTTCTGTGAATATTTGCATTTTACCATTTCTGTTTGTGTGATTATCTTCATCAGCATGTTGCCAAGTGTACAGACATGCCCATTTATGGCTTCTCTGTAAGCTTCACTGGCTGCTTATCAGCACTTGAgcatattttcctttttcagcaATGCTGTTTAGTCTTTCAGCTCACACGCATAATCTTTCATTGTCAGTGTCAACTTGTTATTGTTTCCTCACGGGGTCCTCAGAGGTTTCGGTTGAGGGCCGGAGCACAGCTTGGTGGAAGTGTGGGGGTGTCATCTCGAAACTCATCTGACTGTAGGTCTACAAAACAGAAAATTGGAAAGTGAATGGGAaaggtggccaactggttagcacatcccgccctcgcctgtgtggagtttggatgttcttcccgtgcctgcatgggttttctccgggcactccggtttcctcccacatcccaaatacatgcttggtaggttaattaacaactctaaattgcccgtaggtgtgactgtgagtgcgaatggttgtttgtttgtatgtgccctgtgattggctggcaaccagttcagggtgtaccccgcctcctgcccgatgatagctgggataggctccagcacacccgtgaccctagtgaggagaagtggctcagaaaatgaatggatggatggattttcctaCCAATGACTTTGGAGTAGGGCAGCACGGTACTGTAACTCACCTGCCTCACATtcaaaggttctgggtttgaaactCGGATCTGAACTTtttgtggagtttttttttctcccagtgtgtgtgtggattttctccaatttcccagtttcctcctacattcaaagaatacacattCTGCTTTTGATACAGCTGTATACAAACCACATGGTGATGGCGGTGAGCCGTGTACATTCCACCGCAAACACAGTCGAAAGCTGAGGCTGGCCCGCCTCAATCTCCTGAGGAATTAAAGGCATAGGTGACTCCTCCTGAAATCACCTACCATTGATCACACATTGATGTGGATGTTATtcagccatccattcatccattttctgtaccgcttatcctcactagggtcgcgagcatgctggagcctatcccagctatcttcgggcaagaggcaggaaGTTGCAGTTGGTGCAGACTGACCTCCACAGCAATGTGTAAAGGAAATGAAAGGGATAGTCATGGATTTTAGGAAGAGtaactcctcccacacccaaCTCGCCCAACTCGATCCCTCCTCCAACTTTTATCAGCGTGTCTGTGGAAACAGTCCAAAGCTTCAAGCTCCTCAGAGTCTGGTTTTCCAGGGATTTTATGTCGGATCTGCCAATAACATAATGAAGCCGCACTAATGCCTTTTTTGCCTTGGAAGATTGAGGCAAGTCAGCTTCAGCTATCCAATCCTGTTATTTTCCACTGTGTTTATGGTGGAGAGTACACGGACCATCCTCCATCACCTTTGGCACGGCTAGTACTCTGCTGCCAACAGAAAGTCTGCCAAAAACTACCAACGGGATCACAAACGGCAGCCTCCCTCACATCAAAAAGCTGCCACATGAAAGTGTCACAATGTGTTAAATAACTATAATTCATTTGTACTTATTCGTAGTTGTTCAGTCAAAATTATTCAGATTCAGAGATCAATGTTCTCCCAAAAGATCTGGGAGAAAACACTCTATAAAACTTGAGAAAACCTTTCTGAAATGGTTAAAAATGGAAACAGGCATCATGGTGAGCAATGTGGTTATCACAATTGCCTCACAATTTTAAGGTCCAGGGTTCAGTCTTGGCTCAAaccttcctatgtggagttgACATGTTTTCTCCGTGCTTGTGTGCATTTTCAGTGGGTACGCTGCCTTCCtcccatgttccaaaaacataaaaattgaagattaaattgtccataggtgtgaaagtttgtgtgtgtgtgaaaaatggGCTCTgcattgactggcgaccagtccagggtgtaccctgcctctcccccCAAAGTCCAGCTCACCTACGACACTAATGAGGGTATAGGTATAGAACCCCCtaaaactaaccctaacccaaatcTAAAACATATCCAACTCACCAATGAGTGTCAATCCTTGCTGCTGGTTCAGAAAAACTGATGTtctctcctcctcatcctcctctcccCAGTCAGCAATGTTGGCTGGGGGGATGCACTGCTCCAAGAAGAGGTCCTCTTCATCCTCGCCCATGTCGATGTTTTCTGGGGGCCAGCGTAGTTCTCCGCTCTCCACCTCGCTCAACTCAGTGGGCTCCACAACGATGGAGGGTAGACGCTCCCTCTGGTGGTTCTGAGCCAAGCTGTTCAAAGACGTCTCTGGGCCAAGAACTACCTCGACTGGATCAGGGAAGATCTGTAGGAAGAGATGGGGGAGTGATCGAACACTTAACAGAAGCGTAGCAATTGAAGTAAGTTCAGCTGAGGGTAAGTAGGCATTTGTATTGTCTTAGCGTAAACAGTCTAACGAGTTAAATAAGAGACTGAAATTACCCTAACAGGTCAGTCAATGTTACATCTCTGTTATGATTTTGTCTTGCCTTATGCCTACTACCTCCCTTCTAAGCACAATAGGAACACAATCAAATGAGATCCAGTATACAAGCCATGAATATTTTATAATGAGCATCTACACCATAAAATTCATATTCTTTCGCTATGATAATGATAAAATACAATGGAAATATCAAAAGAAAGTGACTTGTGTCATTAAATGAGATGAAAGTAGTAATAACAGTtctcagtgtgatgcagtgcTGTTCTACTCCACTGTAAACTATGATACACACATTGTCTAATGAAtccctctctgacagtgtcggtcaaaagtgaacattttcaTTATAACTCATATTGCATGCATCTCATTAGATCGGATTGTACTTTGATGGAGACGCAAAAGTAAACCACTAACAAAAAGGTTTCCATGTgtccaaatccatccattttctaccagtTATCCTGACCTTTAGCAAGAGGCTgtgtgcaccctggactggtaatAGGGCACACATGCAACAGGCAAacactcattcacacctataggcaattgactgtatagtcttcaattaatctaaccTGCATTGTTTTCGGAATGTGAGGGGAAGCCGGAGTTCCGATAGAAAACCACATCACCACCGTGCCAagtgtggcattttggaattttACGTCACATGACCAGAATAAAGATAACAGGTACCTGGAAAGGTAATCGTTTTTCCTTCCTTCGCAGATCTTCAGAATTTGAATCCTGACCGCTGAGCTCCTCCATCCCTCTGCAGACACATCAAAAGCATTATAACATAAAGTAGAATTGTGTACACCATAAAACAAAAGTATATTTACTGGATGTCAAAACCTTCCCAGAACACTTTCTTGCcttaaaataaagtttatctcCTGGTGATCATGCCATCACCAACATAAAGCAGCAAAAAGGCTCACTGAGGTAGTTTCTAACAACTTTATGAAGCTTTCGACATAACCACAAGCAGTTTTTTGAAGTCACGTGATAAATTAATCTTAGAAACCTTCGTAATTAGAAGGAATGTCATCTGGGGGCCCTTCGGAAACCCCCAGAATCCAGAACTGGACTGGAAAGAAAATGCACTCTGTAACCCAAAACTGTGTGGTGTAAGTTACATTCCTCACTTCATGAAATTTGCAATAGTTTGGGATGGAAAAGATCATGCCATTGATGCTATTGCCATCAACACACACTTCCAAATCTGTGAGGCTCAGAAATTTCT encodes:
- the lbhl gene encoding uncharacterized protein lbhl, which codes for MQSVPTLEEPVFTTVDLCQDGEEDDSYLTANEGGMEELSGQDSNSEDLRRKEKRLPFQIFPDPVEVVLGPETSLNSLAQNHQRERLPSIVVEPTELSEVESGELRWPPENIDMGEDEEDLFLEQCIPPANIADWGEEDEEERTSVFLNQQQGLTLIDLQSDEFRDDTPTLPPSCAPALNRNL